GCTTATCGCAAAGCATCGCGAGGGCGGTGCGCATATGCGAGCGTCTTGGATCTTCTCGAAGAACGATGTCATCGCGAACACTGGCGTGATCGTAGCGGGGCTTCTCGTGATGGCATTGGGTAGCCGCGTTCCTGATCTCTTGGTCGGTTCGATTGTCGCCGCGGTTGTGATTCGTGGGGGCGTTCAAATCTGGGCGGACTCAAGCAGAGACGCAGGGGTCCGGAACTGATTTCTGCTGTAGGTACATCCTCTCACGGTTTCAGGTAGGTGTCCCCCCTCACCCCCGGGTGCCCGACGGGCATGGCTGGCCTTGGTGGTGAGACTCGGGCACCGGATGGCGGGTCCTGCGAACGGGCTCCCCGAGGCCCCGGCAATCCCTTGAACGGTCCAACCGCACTGAACCTCGGTAACCCCCAATAATCTTGGCAGTGTCAGGGATGTCCCGGCAATCGATCCGTCTCGGTCAGGTCTCCGGATCTCAAGCAACGCTCGGCAAGAGCCGAGGTATACTAAACGCGTGAAGTATCGCCCGCTCGCCATCCTGCTCACCGCGATCATCGCCTTTAACGCCCTCGCTGGCGGTGTTGGCGGCGTGGCTGTACTGTGCTTCGGAGGCGGCCATCAACACGCACCCGCAGAGTTCGATCACTGCGAATCCTCGTGCAGCCACGATGCGTCATGGCCACTCCCCGTGCCCGCGGGAGAGCATGAGCACGACTGCGGTTGTACCGATGTCGAGATCACGACCGCGGAACTCCTGACACTGCCCCGGAGTGACACTGGGAGCGATGTGCCGCCCGCGATCGTCATGTCTCCCTCGTGGGGCGTCATCCTTGCGGAGACCGGCCTTGGTCGCCGCGGCCCGCCGATGCCGCCGCCTTGGTTTGACCCCGGCGGGGTCCACAGGCTCGCGATCGTGGCGAGCGTTCGTCTGACCATCTGATTTCTGTCTGTTCCTTCGCGCGTGCCGCGGCGGCGTTGTCCGTTGCGGCTGTCATCGCTTTGGACCCAGACAGGAATCACAAACAATGGACAATCTGAAACGCCCGCGTCGAACGCGGGTCATGCTGCCGGGCCTCGGCTCGACATTCGCCCTGATCGCGCTGGCGGGCTGCCAGTCCTACGAGCGGGTACCGCTGGAGTTGGCCGACCATCGGGCCGCGCTCGACGCACGGCTCGCTGCCACTGAACCCATCTCGGATTTCGTTGAGCGGCTCTCCGAGGCCGGCAACCAGGTGCCAGAGCGGTTCGACCCGAACGACGGGCTCTCACCCGCCGAGGGCGAAGTGCTCGCCCTGTTCTATAACCCCGACCTCCGGCTCGCTCGCCTCGATGCCGGTGTCGCACTCGCGACCTTCGAGACGGCGGGGCTGTGGGAGGACCCGCAGTTCGGTTTCGACGGGGCGGAAATCCTCTCGCCGTCGGGGCCGTTCGAATACGGGCTCACGCTGAGCCTGACGATCCCGATTTCGGGTCGGCTCGGCGTCGAGAAGGATCGGGCCGGAGCGGCGTACGAGGCCGAGCTCCGCCGGATCGTGGACGCCGAGTGGAGCACGCGGGCCGCGGTTCGCTCGGCCTGGGCGTCCTGGTCCGCGGAATCCGAGCGGCTCCGCCTGCTGCGAGAGGTGATCGGTCAGGTCGAGCGGATATCCGCCATAACCGACCGGCTGGAGACGGCGGGAGAACTCACGCGGGTCGAGGCTCGGCTCCTGCGGGCCGAGTTGGTCGAGACCCGTGCGGATGTCGCCGAGGCGGTGTTCGCAGAAGCCCGGGCCCGTGTCGAACTTCTCGGTTTGATGGGGCTTCCGCCGGACGCCCCGGTGGAGTTGCTGCCGGCGCTTCCGCCCGCGTCGATCGCCGAGATCGCCGATGCGATCGAGCGACTCATCGAGGCGAACACCACCCTCGCGGTGCGGCGGGCCGAGTATCAGGTCGCCGAGGAGACACTCCGCCTGGAAGTCCGCAAGCAGTATCCGGACATCACCATCGGCACGGGCTATGGGAGCGAGGACAACGACGACCGACTCTTGCTTGGCGTGTCGATTCCGATACCGATTCTCAACGCCAACCGGGCGGGCATCGCGGAAGCAAAGGCTCGCCGCGAGGTGGCTCGGGCCGCGGCGGAGACCACCTTCGAGCGCCTGACTCGCGAGCTCTCGATGGCCCGTGCCGCGTACGACGCCTCGCGAACGCAGCGAGATGCGTTCGAGCGTGACCTTGTGCCGATGCTCGACGAGCAGGCATCCGAAGTTGAGCAACTGATCGACCTTGGCGAGGTCAACACGCTGCTCTTGCTCGAAACCGTCACGCGACGGTTCGAGGCCAAGAGCCGTCTGCTCGATCTTCGTCTGGCCGAGACCGACGCGGCGATTGAGATCACTCGCCTGCTCGGCCCGGACGAGCCGGAAATGCCGGCTGCTGTCGAGCCCGCGACCGACGATGACACCACATCCTTAACCACACCACACACCGCGGCGCGAGGCGACACGCCCGCCGAGGAGGCATCCCGATGAACATCATGGAACGGGCGATCGCGATCGCCCTCGCGGCAGTTCTGCCGCTGACACTGGCCGCCTGCGATGGCGGA
This genomic interval from Phycisphaeraceae bacterium contains the following:
- a CDS encoding TolC family protein, encoding MDNLKRPRRTRVMLPGLGSTFALIALAGCQSYERVPLELADHRAALDARLAATEPISDFVERLSEAGNQVPERFDPNDGLSPAEGEVLALFYNPDLRLARLDAGVALATFETAGLWEDPQFGFDGAEILSPSGPFEYGLTLSLTIPISGRLGVEKDRAGAAYEAELRRIVDAEWSTRAAVRSAWASWSAESERLRLLREVIGQVERISAITDRLETAGELTRVEARLLRAELVETRADVAEAVFAEARARVELLGLMGLPPDAPVELLPALPPASIAEIADAIERLIEANTTLAVRRAEYQVAEETLRLEVRKQYPDITIGTGYGSEDNDDRLLLGVSIPIPILNANRAGIAEAKARREVARAAAETTFERLTRELSMARAAYDASRTQRDAFERDLVPMLDEQASEVEQLIDLGEVNTLLLLETVTRRFEAKSRLLDLRLAETDAAIEITRLLGPDEPEMPAAVEPATDDDTTSLTTPHTAARGDTPAEEASR